In Persicimonas caeni, a single window of DNA contains:
- the gcvT gene encoding glycine cleavage system aminomethyltransferase GcvT has protein sequence MTDDDLKHIPLEHRHEELGGRMTPFAGFVMPVKYTGIKEEHLAVRNNVGLFDVSHMGEVEVKGPEAIKVVDGLVTNDVTKLVDGQAMYAALCNEEGGIVDDLVLYRLAEDHVLICVNAGNRDKDFAHMQEHAKGDAELVDKSDDYVQLALQGPNAEKVLQTLFDGEADELSNLKYYRAMYGGVAGVETLISRTGYTGEDGFELYIPAEHGEAVFDALLEAGEPFDMALCGLGARDTLRLESKYNLYGQDMDESTNPIEAGLSWIVKLDKETPFVGQEAIRKVKEQGPSRRLRGLVLEGKGIIRHGYKIIVDDQEVGHVTSGSWAPTLEESIGLGYIDIDHANEPTVEIQIRKRRVPAKVTKKPFYKRD, from the coding sequence ATGACTGATGATGATTTGAAGCATATCCCGCTCGAGCACCGTCACGAGGAACTCGGCGGGCGCATGACGCCGTTCGCCGGTTTCGTGATGCCGGTCAAATACACGGGCATCAAAGAGGAGCACCTGGCGGTCCGCAACAACGTCGGGCTCTTCGACGTGAGTCACATGGGCGAGGTCGAGGTCAAAGGCCCCGAGGCGATCAAGGTGGTTGACGGATTGGTGACCAACGACGTCACCAAGCTCGTCGACGGCCAGGCGATGTACGCCGCGCTGTGCAACGAAGAGGGCGGCATCGTCGACGACCTGGTGCTCTACCGGCTCGCCGAAGACCACGTGCTCATTTGCGTCAACGCGGGCAACCGCGACAAAGACTTCGCCCACATGCAAGAGCACGCCAAGGGCGACGCCGAGCTCGTCGACAAGAGCGACGACTACGTCCAGCTGGCCCTGCAGGGGCCGAACGCCGAGAAGGTCCTGCAGACGCTCTTCGACGGCGAGGCCGACGAGCTGAGCAACCTGAAGTACTACCGGGCGATGTACGGCGGAGTCGCCGGTGTCGAGACGCTCATCTCGCGCACGGGTTACACCGGCGAGGACGGCTTCGAGCTGTATATCCCCGCCGAACACGGCGAGGCGGTCTTCGACGCGCTTTTGGAGGCCGGCGAGCCGTTCGACATGGCCCTGTGCGGCCTGGGCGCGCGCGACACGCTTCGCCTGGAGTCGAAGTACAACCTGTACGGCCAGGACATGGACGAGTCGACCAACCCCATCGAGGCGGGCCTGAGCTGGATCGTCAAGCTCGACAAGGAGACGCCGTTCGTGGGCCAGGAGGCGATTCGCAAGGTCAAGGAGCAGGGCCCCAGCCGCCGTCTTCGCGGCCTTGTGCTCGAGGGCAAGGGCATCATCCGCCACGGCTACAAGATCATCGTCGACGACCAAGAGGTCGGCCACGTCACAAGCGGCTCGTGGGCGCCCACGCTTGAAGAAAGCATTGGGCTGGGGTACATCGACATCGACCACGCCAACGAGCCCACGGTCGAGATTCAGATTCGCAAGCGTCGCGTCCCCGCGAAGGTGACCAAAAAGCCTTTCTACAAGCGCGACTAG
- the gcvH gene encoding glycine cleavage system protein GcvH, with translation MNSREEDMQIPEGYLFTDEHEWARQEDDGTITIGISWHAQDLLGDIVYVELPEEGEAVDAGEEFGVVESVKAASDLYSPVSGKVVEVNHGLDDAPESVNEGPYKQGWMIRVEPSDVTELEELMDPEEYASFVSQE, from the coding sequence ATGAACAGTAGAGAAGAGGATATGCAAATTCCCGAGGGATATCTGTTTACCGACGAGCACGAGTGGGCCCGCCAAGAGGACGACGGGACCATCACCATCGGCATCTCGTGGCACGCTCAGGACCTGTTGGGCGACATCGTCTACGTCGAGCTTCCCGAAGAGGGTGAGGCTGTCGACGCCGGCGAGGAATTCGGCGTGGTCGAGAGCGTCAAGGCGGCCTCGGACCTGTACTCGCCGGTCTCCGGCAAGGTCGTCGAGGTCAACCACGGGCTCGACGATGCCCCCGAGTCGGTCAACGAAGGCCCGTACAAGCAGGGCTGGATGATCCGCGTCGAGCCGTCGGACGTCACCGAGCTCGAAGAGCTGATGGACCCCGAAGAGTACGCGAGCTTCGTGAGTCAAGAATAG
- the gcvPA gene encoding aminomethyl-transferring glycine dehydrogenase subunit GcvPA, protein MRYLPHTLEDVDAMLEAIGVDSIDDLFEQIPEEFRLDRRLELPEPKSELTLERHLGELASKNAVAGGDVVSFLGAGLYDHHSPHALQQLLLRAEYYTSYTPYQPEISQGTTKSIFEFQSMVAELLGVPIANASMYDGAHATAEAALMAQRVGRKRDKVYVAESVHPEYRQVIQTYLSPQDDTYREIPVDWETGQLSLEKVQEAIEDPKDAACIIFQTPNFFGVIEDPTAVVEWAHEHKIKVVASFNEPLAFALTTPPGHYGADIVAGEGTSLGIPMGYGGPALGIFGCREKLVRKMPGRLAGYTVDTEGREGYVLTLSTREQHIRREKATSNICTNQGLMALAAGIYMSLMGKEGIREMAQLNLSRAHYAMDVLESTGQAKRVFSGPFFNEFVVETRAPAKAVVAEAAEDGILPGFDLGRANPKWQNYLLVAVTEKTSRRDIDRLANYLSP, encoded by the coding sequence ATGCGCTATTTGCCGCATACCCTGGAAGACGTCGACGCGATGCTCGAAGCCATCGGGGTCGACTCCATCGACGACCTCTTCGAGCAGATCCCCGAGGAGTTCCGCCTCGACCGCCGCTTGGAGTTGCCCGAGCCCAAAAGCGAGCTGACCCTCGAGAGGCATCTCGGGGAGTTGGCCTCCAAGAACGCGGTCGCCGGCGGCGACGTGGTGTCGTTCCTGGGCGCCGGTCTGTACGACCACCACTCGCCGCACGCCCTGCAGCAGTTGCTGCTACGCGCCGAGTACTACACCTCCTACACCCCGTATCAGCCCGAAATCAGCCAGGGCACGACCAAGTCGATCTTCGAGTTCCAGTCGATGGTCGCCGAGCTTCTCGGCGTGCCTATCGCCAACGCGTCGATGTACGACGGGGCGCACGCCACCGCCGAAGCCGCCCTGATGGCTCAGCGGGTCGGGCGCAAGCGCGACAAGGTCTACGTGGCCGAGTCGGTCCACCCCGAGTACCGCCAGGTCATCCAGACCTACCTGAGCCCTCAAGACGACACCTACCGCGAGATTCCCGTCGATTGGGAGACCGGCCAGTTGTCGCTCGAGAAGGTCCAGGAGGCCATCGAGGACCCCAAAGACGCAGCGTGCATCATCTTCCAGACGCCCAACTTCTTTGGCGTCATTGAAGACCCCACCGCGGTCGTCGAGTGGGCCCACGAGCACAAGATCAAGGTTGTGGCGAGCTTCAACGAGCCGCTGGCGTTCGCGCTGACGACGCCTCCGGGCCACTACGGCGCCGACATCGTCGCCGGGGAGGGCACCAGCCTCGGTATCCCGATGGGTTACGGCGGCCCGGCGCTCGGCATCTTCGGCTGCCGCGAGAAGCTCGTGCGCAAGATGCCTGGCCGTCTGGCGGGCTACACCGTCGACACCGAGGGTCGTGAGGGCTACGTGCTCACGCTGTCGACGCGCGAGCAGCATATCCGCCGCGAGAAGGCGACGAGCAATATCTGCACGAACCAGGGTCTGATGGCGTTGGCGGCGGGTATCTACATGAGCTTGATGGGCAAAGAGGGCATCCGCGAGATGGCCCAGCTCAACCTGTCGCGGGCGCACTACGCGATGGACGTGCTCGAGTCGACCGGTCAGGCCAAACGCGTCTTTAGCGGGCCTTTCTTCAACGAGTTCGTGGTCGAGACGCGCGCGCCGGCCAAGGCCGTGGTCGCCGAGGCCGCCGAAGACGGCATCTTGCCGGGCTTCGACCTGGGCCGCGCCAACCCGAAGTGGCAAAACTACCTGCTGGTGGCGGTCACCGAGAAGACCAGCCGCCGCGACATCGACCGACTGGCGAATTATCTGAGTCCTTAG
- a CDS encoding TonB family protein, protein MPADERHTDAQPFRLPRQRSARKSVLWAIALSIAVHIPILLSFPNLLDTDDALEPTEFDATREFELTVVDEPEEKPERVEDELDGQFVSQKPPEKQERPDEAKFLDQYDSKVEEETARKPGRDEKIISNTGSETSGLPSRPEPTHRPERMQEITPPQPEPEEAPEQEVAEEASEEPSEEAAEQEAADQAVELDEVESVAEGVVQQEDSKRSKPNPKSLFPSMENVPVGQLGGGSIDYLRDVKDGEKTLLNRKKSRYWSFMHRFKMAVLEQWKGGEVYRQRDPYGKVYGVKDRYSVLGIALNGDGSLRKIHVERPSGLDFWDEEAVRAIREAAPFPNPPEGLKDRDGIIHIRFGFLLDINTGEMRGLRIFR, encoded by the coding sequence ATGCCCGCAGACGAGCGCCATACCGATGCCCAGCCGTTCCGACTGCCGCGCCAACGCTCGGCGCGCAAGTCGGTCCTGTGGGCGATTGCGCTGTCGATCGCGGTGCATATCCCGATTCTGCTGAGCTTTCCCAACCTGCTCGACACCGACGACGCACTCGAGCCGACCGAGTTCGACGCCACTCGCGAGTTCGAATTGACCGTGGTCGACGAGCCCGAGGAGAAGCCCGAGCGCGTCGAAGACGAGCTCGACGGGCAATTCGTCAGCCAGAAACCGCCCGAAAAGCAAGAGCGACCCGACGAGGCGAAATTCCTCGACCAGTACGACTCGAAGGTCGAAGAGGAGACCGCGCGCAAGCCCGGCCGCGACGAGAAGATCATCAGCAACACCGGCTCGGAGACCTCCGGGTTGCCGTCGCGGCCCGAGCCCACGCACCGGCCGGAGCGCATGCAAGAGATCACGCCGCCCCAGCCCGAGCCCGAAGAGGCGCCGGAACAGGAGGTCGCCGAGGAGGCGAGCGAAGAACCCAGCGAGGAGGCGGCCGAGCAAGAGGCGGCCGATCAGGCCGTCGAACTCGACGAGGTCGAGTCGGTCGCCGAAGGCGTGGTCCAACAAGAAGACTCGAAGCGCTCCAAGCCCAACCCCAAGAGCCTCTTCCCGAGCATGGAGAACGTGCCGGTGGGCCAACTCGGCGGCGGAAGCATCGACTACCTCCGCGATGTCAAAGACGGCGAGAAGACCCTGCTCAACCGTAAGAAATCGCGTTACTGGTCGTTCATGCACCGCTTCAAGATGGCGGTGCTCGAGCAGTGGAAAGGCGGCGAGGTCTACCGACAGCGCGACCCGTACGGCAAGGTCTACGGGGTCAAAGACCGCTACTCCGTGCTCGGCATCGCGCTCAACGGAGACGGCTCGCTCCGAAAGATCCACGTCGAACGCCCGTCCGGGCTCGACTTTTGGGACGAAGAAGCCGTCCGCGCGATCAGAGAAGCCGCCCCGTTCCCCAACCCACCCGAGGGGTTGAAGGACCGAGACGGCATCATCCACATTCGCTTCGGCTTTTTGCTCGACATCAACACCGGCGAGATGCGCGGCCTGCGCATTTTTCGTTAA
- a CDS encoding glucose-6-phosphate isomerase (catalyzes the formation of D-fructose 6-phosphate from D-glucose 6-phosphate) produces MTLRYDASGLSPTIIGDKMSVSGEQRDALRARLEEALGNVKAAHERGELGFIDCPDFDAQEVQAWAADKRAQGFTDQVVIGIGGSSLGARAVYESMAELPDGGLRTHFAENVDPVGVANLFDGLDFSKTLFVVITKSGSTVETMTKFWYAWDRAVDELGEDEASSHFVAITGPDNAGLRALADDKGFDTFPVPPNVGGRFSVLTAVGLVPLALAGYDIAALVDGAGRARDVSMTDSVDDNAILKAAADMFELYERGADQVVMMAYSDQLLAMADWFRQLWAESLGKAKNRQGEEVNVGMTPIKALGAIDQHSQAQLYMEGPNDKHVVFLEVESFDREVTVPEREGLPESLSHLAGKSLGEILNAELQGTRRALQEAGRPTTTWRFDAVAPGEIGAFIFAWEFITAITGELLDINAFDQPGVELGKKLAHGLLGRQGFEEWAEMARSDEAEASGEEIG; encoded by the coding sequence ATGACGCTACGCTACGATGCTTCAGGGCTGAGTCCGACAATCATCGGCGACAAGATGAGCGTGTCCGGCGAGCAACGCGACGCGCTGCGCGCGCGGCTCGAGGAGGCGCTGGGCAACGTCAAAGCCGCGCACGAGCGAGGCGAGCTCGGCTTTATCGATTGCCCCGACTTCGACGCCCAGGAGGTTCAGGCGTGGGCCGCGGACAAACGCGCCCAGGGCTTCACCGACCAGGTCGTCATCGGCATCGGCGGTTCGAGCCTGGGCGCTCGCGCCGTCTACGAGTCGATGGCCGAGCTTCCGGACGGCGGGCTGCGCACTCACTTCGCCGAGAACGTCGACCCGGTGGGCGTGGCCAACCTCTTCGATGGGCTCGACTTCTCGAAGACGCTCTTCGTCGTCATCACCAAGTCGGGCTCGACCGTCGAGACGATGACCAAGTTCTGGTACGCGTGGGACCGCGCGGTGGACGAACTCGGTGAGGACGAGGCGAGCAGCCACTTCGTGGCGATCACTGGGCCGGACAACGCCGGCCTGCGCGCACTCGCCGACGACAAGGGCTTCGACACCTTCCCGGTGCCTCCGAACGTCGGCGGACGCTTTAGCGTGCTGACCGCGGTCGGCCTCGTCCCGCTGGCGCTCGCCGGCTACGACATCGCCGCGTTGGTCGACGGGGCAGGGCGCGCCCGCGACGTCTCGATGACCGACAGCGTCGACGACAACGCCATCTTGAAGGCCGCCGCCGACATGTTCGAGCTGTACGAGCGCGGCGCCGACCAGGTCGTCATGATGGCCTACAGCGACCAACTGCTGGCCATGGCCGACTGGTTCCGCCAGCTATGGGCCGAGAGCCTCGGCAAGGCGAAGAATCGGCAGGGTGAAGAGGTCAACGTGGGCATGACGCCTATCAAGGCGCTCGGCGCGATCGACCAGCACAGCCAGGCCCAACTCTACATGGAGGGGCCCAACGACAAGCACGTCGTCTTTCTGGAGGTCGAGTCGTTCGACCGCGAAGTGACCGTGCCCGAGCGCGAGGGCTTGCCCGAGAGTCTTTCGCACCTGGCCGGCAAGAGCCTGGGTGAGATCCTCAACGCCGAGCTCCAGGGCACCCGACGGGCGCTCCAAGAGGCGGGCCGCCCGACGACGACGTGGCGTTTCGACGCCGTCGCGCCCGGTGAGATCGGCGCCTTTATCTTCGCCTGGGAGTTCATCACGGCCATCACCGGCGAGTTGCTCGACATCAACGCCTTCGATCAGCCCGGCGTCGAGCTCGGAAAGAAGCTCGCCCACGGTCTGTTGGGGCGACAGGGCTTCGAGGAGTGGGCCGAGATGGCGCGAAGCGACGAGGCTGAGGCGTCCGGCGAGGAGATCGGCTAA
- a CDS encoding GGDEF domain-containing protein has product MGNDSTVVTVINKPPKKDPSGQEACLVVINGVDLGKKYSLAQSSTVIGRSSKVDIQIDEDAISRSHAIIDNLGDSFVVRDLDSTNGTYVNDRPVSRKTLIDGDQVKIGRTIFKFLTGSNIEASYHDEIYRLTTTDGLTQVYNKRYFLKEMEREMSRSMRYDRDLSLIMCDIDHFKPINDTYGHLAGDYVLKQVAQRVVGHIRRDDVFARYGGEEFVILLPEIDKPQAVRIAEKIRKLIEAEPFHFDNVSIPVTLSLGVADLREYRQSIEAPPTSQTVDINCFAFIKLADDRLYKAKEGGRNQVVGD; this is encoded by the coding sequence ATGGGCAACGACAGTACCGTAGTCACAGTCATCAATAAGCCCCCGAAGAAGGATCCTTCGGGGCAAGAGGCTTGCCTCGTCGTCATCAACGGCGTCGATTTGGGCAAGAAGTATAGCCTCGCGCAGTCCTCGACAGTGATCGGGCGCTCCAGCAAGGTCGATATCCAGATCGACGAAGACGCCATCTCGCGCAGCCACGCCATCATCGACAACCTGGGCGACAGCTTCGTGGTGCGCGATCTCGACTCCACCAACGGCACCTACGTCAACGATCGCCCGGTGAGCCGCAAGACGCTCATCGACGGCGACCAGGTCAAGATCGGCCGCACCATCTTCAAGTTTCTGACCGGCAGCAATATCGAGGCGTCGTACCACGACGAGATTTACCGTCTGACCACCACCGACGGGCTGACCCAGGTCTACAACAAGCGGTATTTCCTCAAGGAGATGGAGCGCGAGATGAGCCGCTCCATGCGCTACGACCGCGACCTGTCGCTGATCATGTGCGACATCGATCACTTCAAGCCGATCAACGACACCTACGGCCACCTCGCCGGCGACTACGTGCTCAAGCAAGTCGCCCAGCGTGTCGTCGGTCACATCCGCCGCGACGACGTCTTCGCGCGCTATGGTGGCGAAGAGTTCGTGATCTTGCTGCCCGAGATCGACAAACCCCAGGCGGTCCGCATCGCCGAGAAGATCCGCAAGCTCATCGAGGCCGAGCCGTTCCACTTCGACAACGTCTCCATCCCGGTGACTCTGTCGCTAGGCGTGGCCGACCTGCGCGAGTACCGCCAGAGCATCGAAGCCCCGCCGACCAGCCAGACGGTCGACATCAACTGCTTCGCCTTCATCAAGCTCGCCGACGACCGGCTCTACAAGGCCAAAGAGGGTGGTCGCAACCAGGTTGTCGGGGATTAG
- the pyk gene encoding pyruvate kinase, translating to MRRAKIVCTLGPASSSAETIEQMIRAGMNVARLNFSHGTHEYHRELYNTVREVSRDLNSPVAILQDLQGPKIRVGKFAEGPVELTEGDEFVITVDDIDGDQERVSTTYKELTRDVDVGDVLLLDDGLIRLEAIEVTEYDVRTVVQIGGLLKDNKGINLPTAAVSAPSMTEKDKEDLEFGVELGVDYLALSFVRSALDIHQLRALIPQQSPPIKIISKIEKPQAIAELEDIISVSDGIMIARGDLGVELPPQKVPLIQKRAIQQANEMGRLSITATQMLESMTEHPRPTRAEASDVANAILDGTDAVMLSGETAAGKYPVGAVRMMASIVEEVERGRQPHTHRGPEFIRHLKTFPNAVAKAATIAADELNVDAIVVFTSSGSTARLMMTYRPTKSIIACTPNPRVYQQLGMFWGVEAYEIEMLKNTDDILKRVEKLMIEERGAQSGDEIIVVMGTPAGAGSETNLIKFHRIP from the coding sequence ATGAGACGCGCCAAGATCGTCTGCACCCTCGGACCCGCATCGTCCTCTGCAGAGACCATCGAACAAATGATTCGCGCGGGCATGAACGTCGCCCGCCTCAACTTCTCGCACGGTACTCACGAGTACCATCGGGAACTGTATAATACGGTGCGCGAGGTCTCTCGCGACCTGAACAGCCCCGTGGCCATCCTGCAAGACCTGCAGGGCCCCAAGATTCGGGTGGGCAAATTCGCCGAAGGCCCCGTCGAGTTGACCGAAGGTGACGAATTCGTCATCACCGTCGACGATATCGACGGCGACCAAGAGCGCGTGTCGACGACCTACAAGGAGTTGACCCGCGACGTCGACGTGGGCGACGTGTTACTGCTCGACGACGGGCTGATCCGCCTGGAAGCCATCGAGGTCACCGAGTACGACGTCCGCACGGTCGTCCAGATCGGTGGGCTCCTCAAGGACAACAAGGGCATCAACCTGCCCACGGCGGCCGTCTCGGCGCCGAGCATGACCGAGAAGGACAAAGAGGACCTCGAGTTTGGCGTGGAGCTGGGCGTCGATTACCTGGCGCTGAGCTTCGTGCGCTCGGCGCTCGATATCCACCAGTTGCGCGCGCTGATTCCGCAGCAGTCGCCGCCCATCAAGATCATCTCAAAGATCGAGAAGCCTCAGGCCATCGCCGAGCTCGAAGACATCATCTCGGTCTCCGACGGCATCATGATCGCCCGCGGCGACCTGGGCGTGGAGCTTCCTCCCCAGAAGGTGCCGCTCATCCAAAAGCGCGCCATCCAGCAGGCTAATGAGATGGGCCGCCTGTCGATCACCGCCACTCAGATGCTCGAGTCGATGACCGAGCACCCGCGCCCTACCCGCGCGGAGGCCTCCGACGTGGCCAACGCCATCCTCGACGGCACCGACGCGGTCATGCTCTCCGGCGAGACCGCCGCGGGCAAATACCCGGTCGGCGCGGTGCGCATGATGGCGAGCATCGTCGAGGAGGTCGAGCGTGGCCGCCAGCCGCACACCCACCGCGGCCCCGAGTTCATCCGTCATCTCAAGACGTTTCCGAACGCGGTCGCCAAGGCGGCGACCATCGCCGCCGACGAGCTCAACGTCGACGCCATCGTGGTGTTCACGTCATCGGGCTCGACCGCGCGGCTGATGATGACCTACCGCCCCACCAAGTCGATCATCGCGTGCACGCCGAACCCGCGGGTCTACCAGCAGCTCGGTATGTTCTGGGGAGTGGAGGCCTACGAGATCGAAATGCTCAAGAACACCGACGACATCCTCAAGCGCGTCGAAAAGCTGATGATCGAGGAGCGCGGCGCTCAGTCGGGTGACGAGATTATCGTGGTCATGGGCACCCCGGCCGGCGCGGGCTCCGAGACCAACCTCATCAAGTTCCACCGCATCCCGTAG